GCCCCCGACATCGTACAACCTGTCAACACGCAGAACAAAAACCCATTTGTGCTTTACTCAACCAATGATCACAGACCATAAGTacaagaagagaagaagattATCTGTGCAAGCAATTAGCTTAAATCACTAATCAATCTAAAGTATAATGAAATGGTGTTCTTTCTCTGCTGGGCTCAAGTATACTAAACTCCAGAGATTTGTCACAATTATTAAGTTGTAAAAAAGTAGAAAggaataatgtaatataattgaTTTAAGTACAAATATTCTTTGTGAGTtgacaatttaaaatatattcccTCACAAATAGCTTTATTGATACTGTCTGTTGCCGTCTTACTCACAAGAAATATGGCAATATCACTGATATTAGGGAATAGCATTACATTGGCACATTCAAACCTGTTATAAAACGTGACAAATATTGGGGCAACCTATTTCAAATTATGATTGGACACTTGGGCTTCACTAAGCCAAGGGTCTCTGTGACACAGGTAATGAGTTCCCATTTGGGCCAGACAGTCCCCAGGTGCAAGATTGCAGTACTCATGTCAGAGGTAATGAAGCATTTATCCTCTGGGTCAAGAGTCAGCTGTAACAAGCTGGGGGACAATAAGCCTTAACAGTGGCATTTGACAGCAGTAGTTTCTGTGGCGCAGAACAAAAGATTAACACTTATGAACCCCCAGAGGGATTTTATATGCTCAAGGCCAGATTATCTTAACAATAATCATAGAAACTTTACACATAAGCAGACAGAGAATGTTAACTAATGCATCAAACATCGCAACAGGATGCAGAGTTATTATTTACATGGTCTTCAATGTTACAGAAGTTTAGCTGATTTATCGTTGTCTGTGGCATGTGCATGGAAATCTTGCTTGAATACCTTGAACCGCTTGAGACTCATTGTAGTTTTCAACACAAACTTTCTGGATGAAAAGTAAAGAGGACTTGGCACCAGTGCAGTAACCAAAAGCAACATGCTATCTTTATACCTTGGCTGATTACGATGAATCAAATATTTCTGCACAGTTTCCTTTGTGTTGCCTTCATGTGCTTTGAACGTTACATTAGGCATTGAAATTTGATAGTGGAAGACGATAATTCGTCATGATCACACTGAGGCAAAcacatcagagctgcagagatgcaaacaaaaacattcataaaattGCTCCAAAGCTGTCAAACCTAACATTTTGCAAGCTTCAGCATGTGGTTGCAATTCTAGCCTTTAAgaagctacagtatatacaatatttataaaGTTGTGGTCTGTATTGATCCTGTTCCTTGTGACGACCTGCAGACTGAATGCTGTCATAGCATAGTGACAGGGCACAGGGAGCATTGTGAATAGTTGCGtactctgaaaaacaaaagttcAAAGTGGAAAAGGGGGGGTTGGGGTTTCAGATCATTACTATGCTTCCTTCGCGTTTGTGTTATTATTCCTGGAATAACCAGGCAGAGTGAAGCCATCAATATTTCATGTCTGAGTCATAGCGTCCAGGCAGTGAGTTCAGCTTTTGTCAGGAACCCTTCAAGAGTTAGAGATGAGGCCAAGTCTCCAGAGCCTCACTAAGCCTCACTGTGCTGCTTACAGATGCCAACATGTTAAAGTGTATTCAACAAGTCCATGAACAGGAAAAGTGGTGACAAATGAATCTTTCAAGGACCATACATCTTGATTTGCTTGTTTGACCCAGTGATTGCAActatactgataataataacataCTGATATTATTGTCgcccattttttaaaataacttgtCTATTTATTATTGACTAAGTCCATACAATCCCTGTAACCATCAGTTTCCTTCATGAAAATCAACTTACAGAGATCTGAAATGTCTTTAAGGTAGATAATCAATCACAGCCAACATTTAATCAGATGTACTTTCTTGTTAAGTTACATATTGTGTGCTACAAGCTGAGTCGTCAATctctatatatttttatgtatttgatttatttttatatttgaattagTCCAtttagttattgttattatgctttTGCCTTTAATtggatttgtttcttttacccACCTCAGTGTTTATGTATTGTGTGATTTATGTTCAGTAGctactgtaaaactgtaattttgctttgggatcaataaagtactcTATTTACAAAAAATCTtagcaaaaaaaatgcaaatcaacaATCATACAAATAAAGCTCAGACATTACACTCTACAGCCATTGTATTCTCATGCCAAGCTAATCACCAACTCATCCAAACATCACCACCAGGTTCATGGCATGGTTGTGCATATACTAGTAGAACATGTGATAGCAGCAATTTATAactcatcatcaaaacactgtTCTTCAGTtccactcaaaaaaaaacatacaaagtaTCTTTCTGCTGGCAACACATCTCAAGCACAAGGGTGCTAAGACAACCAACAACTATTTATTGTGAGTGCATAAAATCTACATGTTCATACATGGTAAAAGATCCTGAGTGTTGTGTGTAACTGCATACTTGTGTTTAACTGCATGCATGTGGTTTTGGTATCTAGGTATATTTGTTCAtgttgtagtgtgtgtgtaagcagtGATATCTATATCCCCCTGGTCACACTCAATTATGCTTTCAGCTTTAATATATAGTTCATAATCAATGTTTCTTCATTAGAATTGGTGTTTCAAGGGAATATGACTAACGCTTGTTTATGTAAAGGTATAAGATGCAAAGACTTCAATTGTCACTTGAGAGTAAAAGATggtgaaatattattttaatattaagcAAGCATATTCAGTGAGGTAATTGCCCCTCtaacaataaatgtaaaatatgatgcTCATTTTTCCATAATGTTGGCATCGCTGTGCAGGTTAGAGTTATCTGTGTGCAGCATTATATTATGTTTAAGCCAGTAGTGAATTTGAACACGTTTTAAGTGTCTTACCGAAAGATCATGTCATTAACTTGAAACTGTGTCTCAATGATTCCGCAGGtcctcactctcactctcagaACATCTGCCTCAGTGGGGACGTAGCTGGGAGCGATGATTCGACTCATATTCTCAAAGAAactggagagagaaggagaccaAGAAACATCACTAACTGATAAGAATGTCAGCTTGTGGACAGACACAAGTCTTGCTGCTTTTGTCAGATTTTATTTGGGTTACAGAAATCAATTCAAGTTCTCATCAACTTCAGGCCAAGACAGTGGTGTTTACTAAACTACACGTTATGGCATGCTTTCAATAATATGATCTTTTTAATGGCAATGATAGTTCTTGTTTCATTCAGGCCATTAACGAACATACACACTCAGATGCCAGTTTATAATTAAGAATGCATTCAAATCCGACAACAAAGCAATAAATCTTCTTCATAAATGGAGGCTGCAGTTTGTCCTGCTATTGTATTATACTATGTTGTGTGTCTAATATTTAATCTACCCTCACTGATATGAATCCCATCACAATGAACCACATTTTTGTGACAACTTGCAATATAAGCTGCACAGAGAAAATGTAGAACTATCAAGTTGTTGTAGTTCTACAGTAGTTGTTGAGTGGAGAAAGTGGACTGTCAACAGCACACTACATGACCTGGCACACTCAGAACCTTATTATGAAAATTACTACTAGAGCTACACCAGATGACACAAGCAgagtgaacattttttttcatgtagcAGACCTGGCTGCAGGTCCGTGACATGTGAGCCATGTTGTTGTGCAAGTACACAATCTTTTAAACAATGGTATCATGTTGTGAGTAAATGTGTAAGTAAAATGTTTGTCAGTTCAGATATTCcataaataatgtaatgtaaagaTGGGTTGATCACATCACAAAGCCTTTCTAAGTTCTACCTTCAGCAGTGAAGTAAAGTTATTAAAGCAACTGTTGATTTGGGGGGAtctaaaaagaagaaacaggtTGCATCAATAGTTACTTCCTGAAACTGTAAATTTCTTTTCAGCAATATTAACAGTTCATTTCATGCCAAATGTAATGTCTGAGAGGTCATTTTACACACTGGGATGCCTTCAGGTCTTGGGCAAGTCAAGTGTGTCACGACACAGTCTAATCCAATATTTCTGGAAGGATAAATCAATGCGGGGTCCAGCAGAATGAGAACATCGAAAGAGAGCTTGTTGAGTTTCATGTCATCCTCCAGCTCCCAACCTTATTGAGTTCCGATAATTAAGCTGTCACATCTTCATCTTTCTCAGTCGGGCCAGCTGGAGTACATTTGAACTTGGCAGACGTCCTCCATGTTGCTTTTGAGATAAGGGCTTCTACGCAATCTGTGTATTTTGAGTACAGTAAATTCAGAGATCAAAAGTACTGAAAAGATTCCTCATTCACCTTCATTTTACAGAGGATATGAAAACCCCAACACTGGTCAGAGAGTGTAATGTTGTGTTcaattttgtgttgtttgtaatTGATGTTCAAGCAATTCAGGCAGTGACTAAGTACCGAAGGCATCTTAATGTGAGCTATGCAAGTGAGTCATACAATCAATCCAATTAGCAGTAGATGCCAGCTTTAAGAGAGGTCTGACAGTTAACATTTTTAAACCAAGGTAAGGCAACTAAGTGACAAACAGAGCACATAGTTGCTACCTTAACTGTGAATGCAATGTCTACAGCAagtgttattttgtgatttttctctcAATCTGTTCTTCAGTTTGttgaaaagtcacattttcctcatttcctctacTTTCTAGGCAAACTTTACAATTTCTACTCccttattttctacatttcccAGACTGCCAGTCATAAAAAAAAGCCAATGGACCGTGCCTGAAAATGTTGCACAGCTTTCTATTTCAGAACAATTGCGAGCAAAACCTCTCCATCATTTTGATTGTGTGCTGCTATATAAACATTACTGAGTGATGCAAACGTCATCTACTACAATGGTTTTTTCCCTgtatagttttttttccaatttgagtgcaaaataaatgtaaataagtcTTGCTTTATTGAATGTGGGAATCTTAATTGAAATTCATTTTGGATAGAATGTTTTGATGTCTCAACACGATCTAACATTGGGCTTCATTTTGCAAGCTGTGTACAGagatgaataaaatattcacaacaaagacaacaaaatggGACAAGAGACGTCCCCAGTGGCTGTTTCAAGCTATGTAATTTTTTCAGACTCCAAATTGAAGTTGGCATTAAACTAGGAGTGCAAAACAATATTGCCATTTAGTAAAATGTATTCCACACTTCAGTTAATAATACACACTTCAGCTGATGATGCAACTCACACTCAACAAATGATCTATACAGAGTAATGAATTAGGATCTCATGACACTGTACAGGCAGACTCTTTTGATGAAGGATTGAAAGGGCAAAATCGCATAGCCGAAGGATAGCAATCGGGGAAAAAACAGTACTGCccacataaatactgtatgaaatgtCCCACACAAGGACGGGAGGGGGTTGACAAACACTGGCTAATTTGAAGTGATATTTATTGGATAAAATACAGCTAAATTAAAAGCATAACGCTCCACCATAACTACAGCTTCACATGTGTGATGCTGTTTGACTTCTtactcaaagaaaacaaactcttTAATCATGTCTGTTTCATCTGCTCCATCCACTCATTCCAATTTTCCTGGATGTCTGCAAACAGTGCTTTTTAATTTGGTCCCAATTAAGCCTCCTGTTCCACAAATGTCACAGGAATAATTTCCTGAAGAGGAGTTATTCTCAGCACTTGTTTTACTGTCGCTCTGTATTGACAAGATGTGACGACATACTCCTTAGTGAGCAATTTCCCTTGACATTTCCATCATCAGACGTAATTGGGTGGTGTTGTGCAACATAGATCACTTAAGGTCATTTTACTCACTAGAGTGCAGAGTCATTCAGCTCAAACTCGTAACCTCTGGCTGCAGCTGCTCGCAATCCTTGGTCCGCCCAAAGTGCACAGAAAGCGTGAGCCACAAAAGGAAGCAGCTCCTGGTCGTCCCCCAGACACTGGCTGCAGGACAGGATGGAGCGGGCATGCATCTAAGCAGGACAATATATTGTTAGCATGAGGTCACTCATATTATTTACAAGAACCTGTAAGTAAATGATAGGGAGACAAATGTGTGATTTAGGCCTATACTTTAGATAAAATTCACCTCTCCTCATATTAAAACTATGCATTAAAGATTGTGCTGCCTGCAAGTAGTAATGGATCAACATGTCTCCCCTATCAACATTACAACTGATGATGATCATTAGTTTCTACCAATAATCTCTACTGAGAGATTGTAAATGCTTGCTGAATTGCAGAGTATACCAGATAAAGACTGACATCTAGTGTGATAAAGAGGggctgcaataaaaaaaatgtggacaacaaagacaaaactgagcAGCTGATTTGATGGAACACTTTATCTAAAACTATGTTTCCATAGAAATCTGTACAAGCTCTCCTcaccttgttcttcttgttagCAAGGTTTATCCTCAGCATCCCCATTCCTCGAAGAACAAACTTCATAGAGGTCAGGACGTTGTCTAGTATTGCGGGCTGCGAAGAAAAGTCAACATTTGCAAGCCGAATTGCTTTTGGCTCAGATGACTAAAATATTTTAgggtaaaaaataaattataacacTCAATTTGCATCACAACTGCCCAGTATTGCACCTTGAAACTGATGAGCTCTTGTTTGGAGAAGCCGTGACTGTGGATTATCTTTATCTGTTTGATCAGGGTGCTCTTTCCACTCTCTGCAACTCCTGCCACACAATCCGgagaaattcttaaaataaaCGATAAGTCAATGGTACATGATAAACCAATGCCTTTAACTTACCAAGCATGAGGATTTTCACCACATTCATCTCAGTCCTGGCATGTTCACAAAGGTCTTGTTCTATTTTAGAGCTCTGCAGTTTAGCCTTTTTACCCTCCTCTGTGATATCCTGGTGGAGGCACATTCCCATGCAGACCTAAGGCAGAATGCACAGTTTTCACATGCAACCTGAATGCAACTTTGGGCCTATAAAACATTAACTGTAATAATAACTTAAGGATAATTTTCTATAACCTATGGGAAAGTATACTATTTCATGTATTATTTGagttatttaaaatacaaaaaaaatgacaaggaaaacatttgcagatgaacattaaaaaatgaacacattccCTTAAgcattaagaaaatatttttggtactcaaaaataatgtaatctAGTTGTCTGATAGCCATTTTTATATTCTATCTATCTGAAGCAGGCTACTGTAGACAATATGGTCTGTATTTATCTCCCATGAAGATAAGCCAATTGATAAATGTAAATACTTaggaaaaatgtccatcacgtTTTAAAATTACAACAGTCCCAACACCagtttcaaatatgaaaaagcagcaaatcatcagaTCCGAGAAACCATACCAgttgaatttgatttttttttctttttactatgACTTAAATAATTATTCTTTTAATCAAATAAGACCATATGACGACAAAaggttgcattttttttttatcaaaactgcggcaaaaaaatccaaatgagCATGAACCTCTCACACAACCCTGCCAAgatttcatctttttgttttttttgtttttttttgaggagATTAAAAATTCAACAGCTGAACGAACGTATACCTGCAGTGGGGCTGGCAGTACATTTAGACAACAAAACATCACTTTGCTTTTGCTCTGCACGCCGCTGTATCGTTTGACTCACAGTCCAAACCGCAAACAAGTCCGAGGAAGAATTTTAGCAAGACAGGGAAGAGCTACTTAGGCTAATTAGGGGCACGTGCGCACGGCCTTACTTGTCTTTAAAACTCAGAGCTACTTTGAAGCTGGTTTTTTGATGGACTCAAAAAGGCTTTCACTTCAAAATAGGCTTTCATGTTCACTTAATACGTCTATCAAGATATAGAAAAACTTAAActcattaataataatgaatattattattcattaaaataaaattacataattGCAAAACCGTAGCCTTTATGGTGGAGGATTGATTGGGGGAACTGGCTTATCTGGTTACACAGTGCATGagttgcaatttttttttttttttactataccTTTATAGTGTCAGCATGTGGCCTCAGATGGGTGTATCTCTCCATGAATTACTAATGATTTGTTGAATCAACTATAGTTGCCAACATGAGCATCAGTCTCTCTGATACTTACAAATTAACTGTAATTCATTTAACATTAAACAGGATTTACTTTGCCATCATAAATGACATAAGGTCACAAAGCCTTTCCACAGCAGAAAAGCTTACAGAACTTTGCTGGGCACCTTTTCACTCCTAAAATAATCCAATCTTAATGGCCTGACATTTAACGAACTCTATGCGTGACTCATTCATATGTTGCAAAATTAAGATCATCTTTCCTGATCAAAGGTCATTTTCTGTGTCCAAAACATGACTTTACCCTTTCATCATGTGAATAATGCACAGCCTGCCAATTACTGAAGAAATAAATTATGACATGAcaattctgacattttctgttttagtgAAAAGAAGAtcagaaacagtttttttcagattaaattgttattattgtcaGCAATAATATACTGTAGTCCAATTCATTtctacagtatttgtcaactGGGAGTTGTCAATAACATACATAGATTATAGCCTACACTGAATACATTCCAACTCGACATACAGACATATTAATATGCTTTTTAAACAATATGAAACCATCTATACAGTAGTTAATGGAGAGGAGGTGAGTAAAATATACAtctacaaaaaatatattattatttaatccCATTTGATATTGAGACAGAGGTTAAATTGTTCAGTGCTCAAAAGTGACAGTAAGAGGTCTAGTTCGTGATCAAGTCAACAACACTGAGCGTATGTCATAGATCTCTAGTTATtctatgaaaacaaaatgttaaaagcaGTCTGTTAAAACTCTGTACTGTTTTCTACTTTAGGATAAATCTAAGGAGTGCTGGTTGATGCACTCAAAAGGCCAGGTGTGCAGGTCTTGACAGTGTgcattttggatttaaaaaCCTGCTCTACCAGTAAAACAGAACAGTTTAGAGCAGTCAGTGCAGTCTGGAGCAGGTTCTGGTATGAGGTCTCATGGCAGTCCATCAAATTTTCAACACCTTCTCACTTCCAAACAACCCAAGTTGGACGCAGAGAAGCAGGAGGGAAATGTTCTCCTCCATTTCTCTAGTGGTTTCCTCCAGAGAACCTGCAATCACTTCgtaatacatacatacatacatacagtacatacacagtATAACATAGACAGATTGTATGTTAGGCAGAAAACAGCAACAGCTCCATGGACATGACTAATCAAGTCACTTCCTTGTTATAGTTCAATGCCTCAGCCAACATTTCAGGTCCCTACACTTACCCTTTATGGGCCCAAATCTCATGATAAAATACATCAACATTATGTTCTAAAGGCAAAAAAATAGATGTACttgaagaattaaaaaaatattcaagaacataaaacagacagacagtgtgatATCTTCTATGTTTCAGCCTTCCTCTATTGTTCTGTCTGCTATAGACGGGACAAATAGTTAGATGTGTGATTTGACATAAACAAGTAGTTGCATATGCAGGACATATTAATACACAGGATGATTCccccacacacatactgcatacCTGATGATCCCACAGCAGATTATGCCATCCTGGTTAAAAACAGGCTGCTGTAGGGACTGCTGTAATTAGCCAAGATCATGTGCGGAGGGTGTCGTAACACTTATAAAAGGGCAGATTTTACTGTACATGAGATTAGATGAATTGAGCTTGTCAGTGTAATGTTGACACTTAATTGATGGTGCTTATTTTGGGGCCTTCCTACAACACAGCTTGGGCtctttctttagtcttttcctcctcttgtcGCTTCATGGCCTGGATCACAGCAATCTCTTTGGCCTCTTTCTTCTGGTTCCTTGCTTCAAATAGCAGCCTGGATCAAATGAAGGAAAGATATTACTAAGACTTTACTAATACATTACTCATTCCAGCAGTGAGTCAACATGTCCCATTTTTTACCTTAAAAATACTGTGAAGCCCAGTggatataaattatatatttttttgattattcTTAGAGCTgacaagtttttgttttgttttgttttgttttgttttacctgTTTTTGATTATCCTCTGCACAATGGCATCTGTAGTGAGGCTGTTCCCACTGTCAACAGTACGCAGGATTCCTTTCCTCCTCGGCTCCtgaataagaagaaaacattttattgatcacCAGTGAAGATTATTTCATAAAAGTGTTTTCTCAAAATAGTTGCACGTGACAATGTTTAGAGTCTCACAGCGTAAGGGTCAGATCCATCCTTGTCAGggtatatttctgtctttccatGACATACAAGATCCAcctagataaaaaaaaagccatgtgtaagttgatttattcattttttttattacctaGAGGTGAGAGGTGATTGTATTGTATCATATATACCTTGAAATGATCCAGCAAATCTTTTGTGACAGCAAAGGGTGCACCGATCACCACTTCcgaaacatactgtaaaaaaaacaaaacagtatagatatagatatagaagAAATACATGCAATGCTTTGTATTGATGGAGAGTCAGAAGAAGAACACACTCGACAAGCCAGGACACTGAGCGTTCTCTCATGGACATTCATGATGGGGTAGTTTTTCCCTTTATAACGATTCACCTCCTGAAAAATATGAAAGTAGAAACGTAGAGAAAATGTCAGGGCTTGACTTTGGAAGACAATAACTGTCTCACAGAGATGAAAGACAAAGAGCAGAATGAGACTCACCTGATCAAAGTGCAACCCCACTATAATGTATGGCTTTTCCGCGAGCTTATGCACTGCTTCCAGGAAGTCCACATGGC
The genomic region above belongs to Thunnus albacares chromosome 17, fThuAlb1.1, whole genome shotgun sequence and contains:
- the LOC122967764 gene encoding guanine nucleotide-binding protein G(o) subunit alpha-like encodes the protein MFCCLNVLPAPLQVCMGMCLHQDITEEGKKAKLQSSKIEQDLCEHARTEMNVVKILMLGVAESGKSTLIKQIKIIHSHGFSKQELISFKPAILDNVLTSMKFVLRGMGMLRINLANKKNKMHARSILSCSQCLGDDQELLPFVAHAFCALWADQGLRAAAARGYEFELNDSALYFFENMSRIIAPSYVPTEADVLRVRVRTCGIIETQFQVNDMIFRLYDVGGQRSERRKWLSCFDCIQAVLFVVALSSYDMSLIEDPSVNRLQESLELFTSICTNTVFKSTSLILFMNKTDLFREKILHSGRHLRFYLSSYEGPDGDVDAAAHFITAMFSACNSRPDHPVFHHFTTATDTTNIQVVFQMVIDQIIKENLAAVQLL